Proteins co-encoded in one Streptomyces sp. NBC_00557 genomic window:
- a CDS encoding TniQ family protein — MPSAPPRPSIRRVAPLQWETTASYIQRLARRHHLTTAELLNGLGIPRPHLKKERTQPHAPHTGIELYLNAPSRRLIASFTGVPEEHLSYALPQWDQYRDKPNPASARARLQPAPVNAVTGCPGCTLARTGHRHPVRQYLPDSRLICRRHHTWMLGRHTLAGTQLPIEHADLGHTPEILAAHRTHIRFLRRWGTAADHALAQATSLTEAWRRTAPAQERIWPARARRIASNKRTRLWYALARAAITYPETITLAQYIAHHPRTLLALERPQSAPPVHNAIAALLGRPWLQDPALYPHRLNHRINYAPSPHPGAHPRWTYRQPGPTELTHLGYHPPKTAQAVDVSPGTPP; from the coding sequence ATGCCCAGCGCTCCCCCGCGCCCCAGCATCCGGCGCGTGGCCCCGCTGCAATGGGAGACCACCGCCTCCTACATCCAGCGCCTGGCCCGCCGCCACCACCTGACCACCGCAGAACTGCTGAACGGCCTGGGCATCCCCCGCCCCCACCTCAAGAAGGAACGCACCCAGCCACACGCCCCCCACACCGGCATCGAGCTGTACCTGAACGCTCCGAGCCGCCGCCTGATCGCCTCGTTCACCGGGGTCCCGGAGGAACATCTCTCCTACGCCCTCCCCCAGTGGGACCAGTACCGCGACAAGCCCAACCCCGCCTCCGCCCGCGCCCGGCTCCAGCCCGCCCCGGTAAACGCCGTCACCGGCTGCCCTGGCTGCACCCTCGCCCGCACCGGCCACAGACACCCCGTCCGCCAGTACCTGCCCGACAGCCGCCTCATCTGCCGCCGTCACCACACCTGGATGCTCGGCCGCCACACCCTCGCCGGCACCCAACTGCCCATCGAACACGCTGATCTGGGGCACACCCCGGAGATCCTCGCCGCCCACCGCACCCACATCCGCTTCCTTCGCCGCTGGGGCACCGCGGCCGACCACGCCCTCGCACAGGCCACGTCCCTGACCGAAGCCTGGCGGCGCACAGCACCCGCGCAAGAACGCATCTGGCCCGCACGCGCCCGCCGCATCGCCAGCAACAAGCGCACCCGCCTGTGGTACGCCCTCGCCCGAGCAGCCATCACCTACCCCGAAACCATCACCCTCGCCCAATACATCGCCCACCACCCCCGAACGCTTCTGGCCCTCGAACGACCCCAGAGCGCACCACCCGTCCACAACGCCATCGCCGCCCTCCTGGGCCGGCCCTGGCTTCAAGACCCGGCCCTCTACCCCCACCGGCTCAACCACCGGATCAACTACGCCCCCAGCCCCCACCCCGGTGCACACCCGCGATGGACGTACCGCCAGCCAGGCCCAACCGAACTCACCCACCTCGGCTACCACCCACCGAAAACGGCCCAGGCCGTAGATGTCAGCCCCGGCACACCACCATGA
- a CDS encoding ATP-binding protein, which translates to MQFLDAEPPRLSGPGPWTLQERLDYHSQFVILSTPVMDKISLTLRRLMILNRHHNGTARRGLMISGPPTTGKTTALQQLGRSFHLADRARHTGTGERLPVIFLSVPPAATPKMLVSELARFLDLPIGKTMNQARITDIVCGALRDLATQLVLVDDVHLLNTRTRVGAETSDQMKHLSERIPATFVYAGVAIEASPLLTGNRGAQLAGRFKMVRNPPLAYGSTTQRTAWEGLVGGMESALRLTHHRPGTLTRHAAYLHQRTAGRIGSLSALVREAAIAAILDGTEKINKRLLADIEVDQLAEQTARPPART; encoded by the coding sequence ATGCAGTTCCTCGATGCCGAACCCCCTCGCCTGTCGGGCCCGGGCCCGTGGACGCTTCAGGAGCGCCTCGACTACCACTCCCAGTTCGTGATCCTCTCCACCCCGGTCATGGACAAGATCTCCCTCACCCTGCGGCGGCTGATGATCCTCAACCGGCACCACAACGGCACCGCCCGGCGGGGGCTGATGATCTCCGGGCCGCCCACCACCGGAAAGACCACCGCTCTGCAGCAGCTCGGGCGGTCCTTCCACCTCGCCGACCGGGCCCGCCACACCGGCACCGGCGAGCGACTGCCCGTGATCTTCCTGTCCGTACCGCCCGCCGCCACACCGAAGATGCTGGTCTCCGAGCTGGCCCGGTTCCTCGACCTGCCCATCGGAAAGACGATGAACCAGGCGCGGATCACCGACATCGTCTGCGGCGCCCTTCGCGATCTGGCGACCCAGCTCGTCCTCGTCGACGACGTCCATCTACTCAACACCCGCACCCGCGTCGGCGCCGAGACCTCCGACCAGATGAAGCACCTCAGCGAACGCATCCCCGCCACGTTCGTCTATGCCGGCGTCGCCATCGAGGCCTCCCCGCTGTTGACCGGCAACCGCGGTGCGCAGCTGGCCGGGCGGTTCAAGATGGTGCGCAACCCTCCCCTGGCCTACGGCAGCACCACACAGCGCACAGCCTGGGAAGGCCTGGTCGGCGGCATGGAAAGCGCCCTGCGGCTTACCCACCACCGCCCCGGCACCCTCACACGACACGCCGCCTACCTCCACCAGCGCACCGCCGGCAGGATCGGCAGCCTTTCCGCCCTCGTCAGGGAAGCCGCCATCGCCGCGATCCTCGACGGCACCGAAAAGATCAACAAACGGCTGCTGGCGGACATCGAGGTCGACCAACTCGCCGAACAGACCGCACGGCCACCGGCCAGGACCTGA